One Lactobacillus crispatus DNA segment encodes these proteins:
- a CDS encoding helix-turn-helix domain-containing protein, with protein MYGKYFKQLRKKQDISLKDAAANVISTSQLSRWENGRSNISFETVINLLDNIHIRANEFIMYCNLNPTNSLTHKIFNAYQRKGITELKHLTLKQIKQSKTSKNRFDLFLAVAAANFYFDLTNIRLISKFDILNVKSILSSTSYWNYYYISVWGNTLAFYDPTFNFKIASRILTILKNQTTLEFGTEYYTWCTILNALIRIIPEKIELAKKLSLKINKVSIPNSFLSIRLKKRFMDIYIKYQLHESDKEELNKFLYSLENLQLIDLKNELEYFLSNTKMRN; from the coding sequence ATGTACGGAAAATATTTTAAACAATTAAGAAAAAAACAAGATATTTCTTTAAAGGATGCTGCTGCAAATGTAATCTCGACTTCTCAATTATCCAGATGGGAAAATGGAAGAAGCAATATATCTTTTGAGACCGTAATCAATCTTTTGGATAATATTCATATTCGAGCAAATGAATTTATAATGTACTGTAACCTTAATCCAACAAATTCTTTAACTCACAAAATATTTAATGCTTATCAAAGAAAAGGTATTACCGAGCTTAAACATCTAACTTTAAAGCAAATTAAACAAAGTAAAACTAGTAAAAACAGATTTGATTTATTTCTAGCTGTAGCCGCTGCTAATTTCTATTTTGACTTAACCAATATTCGTTTAATTTCAAAATTTGATATTTTAAATGTAAAATCAATTTTATCGTCTACTTCATATTGGAATTATTATTACATTAGTGTTTGGGGTAATACCTTAGCATTCTATGATCCTACATTTAATTTCAAAATCGCTTCAAGAATACTTACTATTTTGAAAAATCAAACGACATTAGAATTTGGTACGGAGTATTACACCTGGTGTACAATTTTAAATGCTTTAATTAGAATAATTCCAGAGAAAATTGAACTAGCAAAAAAACTCTCACTCAAAATAAATAAAGTTTCAATTCCCAACTCCTTTTTATCTATTCGACTTAAGAAAAGATTTATGGATATATACATAAAATATCAGCTACATGAATCAGATAAAGAAGAATTGAATAAATTTCTTTACTCATTAGAAAATTTGCAGTTAATTGATTTAAAGAATGAACTTGAATATTTCTTATCTAACACAAAAATGAGAAATTAG
- a CDS encoding LysR family transcriptional regulator, which yields MELRVLNYFVATAQELNMTRAAQKLLVSQPALSRQIADLEDELGVKLFNRQPRHLTLTPAGQYLYEQAKEILTLASKTKSNLQSSAVISGDLTIAAGESFAMQRLMNIVSNIIRDYPTVKIHILSGDYEFAERRLNTGAVDFAVIIGNLPLDNYPSLQLPEKDTWGVLMTKDDPLAKKSAITAEDLVGRNVLNSQQAENRKYFDSWFGNYKEQINIIGTVNLNFNGTLLVKNKAAIMLTLDKLANISDESNLTFRPITPMLKQPVTVIWKRETNLSPVADLFLNRLRASIDDD from the coding sequence ATGGAATTACGTGTTTTAAATTATTTTGTCGCTACAGCGCAAGAATTAAATATGACGCGAGCTGCACAAAAACTATTAGTCTCACAACCTGCTTTATCGCGTCAGATAGCAGATTTAGAGGATGAATTAGGCGTTAAGTTATTCAACCGCCAACCGCGGCACTTAACCTTAACCCCTGCAGGACAGTATTTATATGAACAAGCAAAAGAAATTCTTACTTTAGCTTCCAAAACCAAGAGTAACCTACAATCTAGTGCTGTCATCAGTGGTGACCTAACTATTGCTGCCGGCGAAAGTTTTGCCATGCAACGTCTAATGAATATCGTCAGCAACATTATTCGGGATTATCCTACAGTTAAAATTCATATTCTAAGTGGCGATTATGAATTTGCAGAAAGGCGTTTAAACACGGGTGCAGTTGATTTTGCCGTAATCATTGGTAATCTACCTTTAGATAATTATCCTTCTCTGCAACTCCCTGAGAAGGATACATGGGGTGTTTTAATGACTAAGGATGATCCTCTAGCAAAAAAGAGTGCTATTACAGCTGAAGATTTAGTTGGACGAAACGTCTTAAATTCACAACAAGCCGAAAATCGAAAGTACTTTGATTCATGGTTCGGTAATTATAAAGAGCAAATTAATATCATCGGTACTGTTAACTTGAATTTCAACGGTACACTTTTAGTTAAAAATAAAGCAGCTATTATGCTCACACTCGATAAGCTAGCCAATATATCAGATGAATCCAATCTAACTTTTAGACCAATTACTCCAATGTTAAAACAGCCGGTCACAGTAATTTGGAAGCGAGAAACCAATTTATCACCTGTAGCTGATTTATTCCTAAATCGTTTACGAGCATCAATTGATGACGATTAA
- the glmS gene encoding glutamine--fructose-6-phosphate transaminase (isomerizing), protein MCGIVGVVGKPAKDIILNGLTNLEYRGYDSAGIYLNDLNGNEYLTKAVGRISNLKEKLTPDEQGLVGIGHTRWATHGKPTVDNAHPHFDETKRFYLVHNGVIENFAELKEKYLQGVKFRSDTDTEVVVQLISKIARDKNLDGFSAFKEALKLVKGSYAFLLVDNTEPDHVFIAKNKSPMMLGIGDGFNIIASDAISVLDQTKTFVDLHDGDVGDITKDSYTIETIDGKKVDREPHVLNIDPNAASKGAYEFYMLKEIDEQPGVMRHMSQNYLDENGEPQVDQDILDVVSKADRIYIFAAGTSYHAGLVGKTLFEHYTGIPTEVDLASEAGYHFPMLSKNPFFIFLTQSGETADSRVVLKEANKRGIPSLTMTNVEGSTLSREATYTMLLGAGPEIAVASTKAYTAQVALQAVLAKALGEKLNNENAKEWDLQKDLAMAAEGIQQIVDGKEKLKKLADKYLVKSRNAFYIGRGIDYAVALEAALKLKEVSYIQTEGFAAAELKHGTISLIEKGTPVIALINDPVTADLTRGNIQEVISRGASVITIVGKDFARGDDDIVLPEINYYMSALLTVVPAQLLAYYASKDKGLDVDKPRNLAKSVTVE, encoded by the coding sequence ATGTGTGGAATTGTTGGGGTTGTTGGTAAACCAGCAAAAGATATTATTTTAAATGGATTAACTAATTTGGAATACCGTGGCTATGATTCAGCTGGTATTTACTTAAATGATTTAAATGGTAATGAATACTTAACTAAGGCTGTTGGTCGTATTTCTAACTTAAAGGAAAAGTTAACTCCAGATGAACAAGGCTTAGTGGGGATTGGTCATACTCGTTGGGCTACCCACGGTAAGCCAACTGTTGATAATGCCCACCCACATTTTGATGAGACCAAGCGCTTCTATTTAGTTCATAATGGTGTGATTGAGAACTTCGCCGAATTGAAGGAAAAGTACTTGCAAGGTGTAAAGTTCCGTTCAGATACTGATACTGAAGTAGTTGTGCAATTAATTAGTAAAATTGCTCGTGACAAGAATTTAGACGGTTTTTCAGCATTTAAAGAAGCTTTAAAACTGGTTAAGGGTTCATATGCATTTTTGCTAGTTGATAATACTGAACCAGATCATGTTTTCATCGCTAAAAATAAATCACCAATGATGCTTGGTATCGGCGATGGCTTTAATATTATCGCTTCAGATGCTATTTCTGTTTTAGATCAAACCAAAACTTTTGTAGACTTACATGATGGCGATGTTGGTGATATCACTAAAGATTCTTACACTATTGAGACCATCGATGGTAAAAAGGTTGATCGCGAACCTCATGTTTTGAATATTGATCCAAACGCTGCTTCAAAGGGTGCTTATGAATTTTATATGCTTAAAGAAATTGATGAACAACCTGGTGTAATGCGTCATATGTCACAAAATTATCTTGATGAAAATGGGGAACCACAAGTTGATCAAGATATTTTGGATGTTGTTTCTAAAGCAGATAGAATATATATCTTTGCTGCAGGAACTAGTTATCATGCAGGTTTGGTTGGTAAGACTCTTTTTGAACACTATACTGGTATTCCAACTGAAGTTGATTTGGCTTCTGAAGCAGGATATCATTTCCCAATGTTGAGCAAGAACCCATTCTTTATCTTCTTGACTCAATCAGGGGAAACTGCTGATTCACGTGTTGTATTAAAAGAAGCAAATAAACGTGGCATCCCAAGTTTAACTATGACTAATGTGGAAGGCTCAACACTTTCTCGTGAAGCTACCTATACTATGCTTTTGGGTGCTGGTCCTGAAATCGCAGTTGCTTCAACTAAGGCATATACTGCTCAAGTTGCTTTACAAGCTGTTCTGGCTAAGGCTTTAGGTGAAAAGTTAAATAATGAAAATGCTAAGGAATGGGATTTACAAAAAGACTTAGCAATGGCTGCAGAAGGTATTCAACAAATTGTGGATGGTAAAGAAAAGTTGAAAAAGCTTGCAGATAAATACTTAGTAAAGTCTAGAAATGCATTCTACATTGGTCGAGGTATTGACTATGCAGTTGCACTTGAAGCTGCTCTTAAGTTAAAGGAAGTTTCATATATTCAAACTGAAGGTTTTGCAGCAGCTGAACTTAAACATGGTACCATTTCATTAATTGAAAAAGGCACTCCTGTAATTGCCTTGATTAATGATCCAGTAACTGCAGATCTTACCCGTGGTAATATTCAAGAAGTTATTTCCCGTGGAGCTAGTGTTATTACAATTGTAGGTAAGGACTTTGCTAGAGGCGACGATGACATTGTTTTGCCAGAAATTAATTACTACATGTCAGCATTGTTGACAGTAGTGCCTGCTCAACTTCTAGCTTACTACGCTTCTAAGGACAAGGGACTAGACGTTGATAAGCCTCGTAACTTAGCTAAAAGTGTAACTGTTGAATAA
- a CDS encoding carboxymuconolactone decarboxylase family protein: MSIKDDAQRVHANLLKTTDPDIIERINHFTFNEVQNEVDLSDRVKMLSTLAYLLGMQANAEYKVMLPVALDNDVTPIEAKEVLYQAIDYLGLGRVFPFFKITNEILTARGVKLPLKSQSTTTMKNRLEKGEETQIRLFGKQMKDFAKKGTINKWLVDNCFGDYYTRTGLDDRDREMITFCYIAAQGGCEPQLMVHAQANIKLGNDKEFLTKVVEQNVPFIGYPRSLNAVTVINQADEAVNDKN, translated from the coding sequence ATGTCAATTAAGGATGATGCACAAAGAGTTCATGCTAATTTGTTAAAAACAACGGATCCAGATATTATAGAACGAATTAATCACTTTACATTTAATGAAGTACAAAATGAAGTGGATTTATCAGATAGAGTTAAGATGCTGTCAACTTTGGCTTATTTATTAGGGATGCAAGCAAATGCTGAATATAAAGTAATGCTTCCAGTTGCACTTGATAACGATGTTACTCCGATTGAAGCTAAGGAAGTTTTGTATCAAGCAATAGATTATTTAGGTTTAGGCCGCGTTTTTCCATTTTTCAAAATTACTAACGAAATACTAACTGCTAGAGGAGTAAAACTTCCCTTAAAGTCGCAGTCGACTACAACGATGAAGAATCGTTTAGAGAAAGGTGAAGAGACGCAAATACGATTATTTGGAAAACAGATGAAGGATTTCGCTAAGAAGGGAACCATTAATAAGTGGCTTGTAGATAATTGCTTTGGTGATTATTATACAAGGACTGGATTAGATGATCGTGACCGGGAAATGATTACGTTTTGCTATATTGCTGCTCAAGGAGGGTGTGAGCCACAATTAATGGTACATGCGCAAGCTAATATTAAGCTGGGCAATGACAAGGAATTCTTGACAAAAGTTGTTGAACAAAATGTACCATTTATTGGTTACCCAAGAAGTTTAAATGCCGTTACTGTGATCAACCAAGCTGATGAAGCAGTTAATGACAAAAATTAG
- a CDS encoding PTS system mannose/fructose/sorbose family transporter subunit IID, which produces MADKKTKLTKRDRFNVMWHSQFLQGSWNYERMQNGGYAYSMIPALRKLYPNKKDLSAALQRHLVFFNTHPYLASPVLGVTLALEEDKANGAEVTDDAIQGVKVGMMGPLAGVGDPVFWYTVRPIVGALGASMAIAGNVMGPILFFVIWNIIRIAFLWYTQEFGYKAGSAITSDMSGGMLQKVTRGASMMGMFVLGALIERWVNIKFTPIVSQTPIQKGGYIEWDKLPSGAKGIQSALQQWDMGNGKALSSTKVTTLQDNLNQLIPGLAGLLLTFFCMWLLKKKVSPIWIIIGIFVVGVLFHVWGIL; this is translated from the coding sequence ATGGCTGATAAGAAAACTAAATTAACCAAGCGCGACCGTTTTAACGTTATGTGGCACTCACAATTCCTTCAGGGTTCATGGAACTATGAAAGAATGCAAAACGGTGGTTACGCTTATTCAATGATTCCAGCATTGAGAAAGTTATACCCAAACAAGAAAGATTTATCTGCTGCCTTACAAAGACACTTAGTATTCTTTAACACTCACCCATACTTAGCATCACCTGTTCTTGGTGTTACCTTGGCTTTGGAAGAAGATAAGGCTAACGGTGCAGAAGTTACTGATGACGCTATCCAAGGTGTTAAGGTTGGTATGATGGGACCTTTGGCCGGTGTTGGTGACCCTGTATTCTGGTACACTGTTCGTCCAATTGTTGGTGCATTAGGTGCATCAATGGCCATTGCAGGTAACGTAATGGGTCCTATCTTGTTCTTCGTTATCTGGAATATTATCAGAATCGCATTCTTATGGTACACACAAGAATTTGGTTACAAGGCTGGTTCAGCTATCACCAGTGATATGTCAGGTGGTATGCTTCAAAAGGTTACCCGTGGTGCTTCAATGATGGGTATGTTCGTCTTGGGTGCCTTAATTGAACGTTGGGTAAACATCAAGTTCACTCCAATTGTTTCTCAAACTCCTATTCAAAAGGGTGGTTACATCGAATGGGACAAGCTTCCATCAGGTGCTAAAGGTATCCAATCCGCTCTTCAACAATGGGATATGGGTAACGGTAAAGCTTTAAGCAGTACTAAAGTTACTACTTTACAAGACAACTTGAACCAATTAATTCCTGGTTTAGCTGGTTTGCTCTTAACTTTCTTCTGTATGTGGTTATTGAAGAAGAAAGTTTCACCAATCTGGATTATCATCGGTATCTTCGTTGTCGGTGTTCTCTTCCATGTATGGGGCATTCTTTAA
- a CDS encoding PTS mannose/fructose/sorbose transporter subunit IIC: MNAIQMILVVFVAFLAGMEGILDEWQFHQPLVACTLIGLVTGHLDLGVALGGSLQMIALGWANIGAAVAPDAALASVASAIILIEGGQGIKGIGTATGIAIPLAVAGLFLTMIVRTISTAIVHIMDAEAKKGNWRMINLWQWIAVCLQGLRIAIPAALLLAIPSGTVRSWLAMMPQWLNEGMTIGGAMVVAVGYAMVINMMASKEVWPFFAIGFALAAIKDLTLIALGAIGLSMALMYLALEAKGGNGGNNNSGDAGTGDPLGDIIDDY, translated from the coding sequence ATGAACGCTATTCAAATGATTTTGGTTGTGTTTGTTGCCTTTCTTGCCGGTATGGAAGGTATCTTGGATGAATGGCAATTCCACCAACCATTAGTTGCTTGTACTTTGATCGGTTTAGTAACCGGTCACTTGGATTTAGGTGTTGCCTTAGGTGGTTCATTACAAATGATCGCTTTAGGTTGGGCTAACATTGGTGCCGCTGTTGCACCAGATGCTGCCTTAGCATCAGTAGCTTCAGCTATTATCTTGATCGAAGGTGGTCAAGGTATTAAGGGTATTGGTACTGCTACTGGTATCGCTATCCCATTAGCTGTTGCTGGTTTGTTCTTAACTATGATCGTACGTACTATTTCAACTGCTATCGTTCACATCATGGACGCAGAAGCTAAGAAGGGTAACTGGCGTATGATCAACTTATGGCAATGGATTGCCGTATGTTTACAAGGTTTGAGAATTGCTATCCCAGCTGCACTTCTTTTAGCAATCCCTTCAGGTACTGTTAGAAGTTGGCTTGCAATGATGCCACAATGGTTAAACGAAGGTATGACTATCGGTGGTGCGATGGTTGTAGCCGTAGGTTACGCTATGGTTATTAACATGATGGCAAGTAAGGAAGTATGGCCATTCTTCGCAATTGGTTTTGCCCTTGCTGCTATCAAAGACTTAACTTTGATCGCCCTTGGTGCTATTGGCCTTTCAATGGCTTTGATGTACTTAGCTCTTGAAGCTAAGGGTGGCAACGGTGGAAACAATAATTCTGGCGATGCCGGCACTGGCGATCCACTCGGCGATATCATTGATGACTATTAA
- a CDS encoding amino acid permease: MSEKKTQTASGYKRTLSNAHIQLIALGGTIGTGLFLGVGDSIHRAGPSVILIYIIVGIFLFLLMRALGELIMSDLNKHTYIDFIEQYLGKNIGFITGYLYWLSWITLGMAETTALGIYFKYWFPTLKPWIPGIITIVILLLINLISARVFGNLEFSFAIIKIVTIIAFVILILYLLVTGGKTSFGPVSFANLDDHGGFFARGSKGFLQGFQMVIFSFIGVELIGLTAAEAQKPETTLKRAINQLPIRIILFYVMAILGILLVIPWSKVATNASPFVEALGATGIKNASSIINFVVISAAVSSTNSFLYSAGRLLFSVTFDGKGKWNKTFGHLSRRQLPQNALILSALLMGCAPLITLVIGDQAFNFISSTSTSMFLIIWSLMILTHMAYRRKTPANQLNDFQMPGYPYIDYVILSFFVLMIILLLILPSYRVPMVAAIAIFIVLYIISKIWSNEKAV, translated from the coding sequence ATGAGTGAGAAAAAAACACAGACCGCTTCTGGTTATAAACGAACCCTAAGCAATGCACACATTCAGTTAATTGCTTTAGGTGGAACAATTGGGACCGGCCTTTTTCTGGGGGTTGGTGACAGTATTCACCGCGCCGGTCCTAGCGTTATCCTGATATATATTATTGTCGGTATCTTCCTCTTCCTGCTAATGCGGGCACTGGGAGAACTAATTATGTCCGACTTGAACAAGCACACATATATTGATTTTATTGAACAATATTTGGGTAAAAATATTGGCTTTATCACAGGCTATTTGTATTGGTTAAGTTGGATTACCTTGGGTATGGCCGAAACCACGGCCCTAGGAATTTACTTCAAGTATTGGTTTCCAACACTGAAACCTTGGATTCCAGGAATTATTACCATTGTGATCTTGCTGTTAATCAATTTAATTTCAGCTCGTGTCTTTGGCAACTTGGAATTCAGTTTTGCCATTATCAAAATTGTCACGATTATTGCCTTCGTCATCTTGATCCTTTACTTACTAGTAACTGGTGGCAAAACCAGCTTTGGTCCTGTTAGCTTTGCTAACCTTGACGATCATGGCGGCTTCTTCGCCCGTGGCAGTAAAGGATTCTTACAAGGATTTCAAATGGTAATCTTCAGCTTTATTGGAGTTGAATTAATTGGTTTAACCGCGGCTGAAGCACAAAAGCCAGAGACAACGTTGAAGCGAGCAATCAATCAATTACCAATTCGAATTATTTTGTTCTATGTCATGGCTATTTTAGGAATTTTGTTAGTAATTCCATGGTCCAAAGTTGCTACTAACGCTAGTCCATTTGTTGAGGCCTTAGGCGCTACTGGCATTAAAAATGCTAGTTCTATTATTAACTTTGTAGTTATTTCAGCCGCCGTCTCATCAACTAACAGTTTTTTGTATAGTGCTGGTCGATTACTTTTCTCTGTTACTTTTGATGGTAAAGGAAAATGGAACAAAACTTTTGGACATTTATCAAGAAGGCAGCTTCCACAAAATGCATTGATTTTATCCGCATTATTGATGGGATGTGCACCACTAATCACCTTGGTTATTGGCGATCAGGCCTTTAATTTTATCTCATCAACTTCAACTAGTATGTTTTTAATCATCTGGAGTTTGATGATTTTAACTCACATGGCTTACAGGAGAAAAACACCAGCTAATCAGCTAAACGATTTTCAAATGCCAGGTTACCCTTATATCGATTATGTAATCTTGTCATTCTTCGTTTTAATGATTATCCTGCTATTGATTTTACCAAGCTACCGAGTACCAATGGTCGCTGCAATTGCAATCTTTATTGTTTTATACATCATTTCCAAAATTTGGAGTAATGAAAAAGCTGTTTAA
- a CDS encoding APC family permease: MLPSWIGKKNKYDAAWVAILFSAAITAFLITQSYLFLVSCIVLASLIQYVPSILAVIKFKHTNEFPNHGFKLPGGYTITILALIISCYMVTNFTWKTIFLGLVVGVLAAIAYFFIDKDKAAEHKHQLYLKKCERNNKKYLIDKKGTDQN, from the coding sequence ATGCTTCCTAGCTGGATTGGTAAAAAGAACAAATATGATGCTGCTTGGGTAGCAATTTTATTTAGTGCTGCAATCACTGCCTTTTTAATAACCCAATCTTATTTATTCTTGGTATCTTGTATTGTACTTGCTTCACTTATTCAATACGTACCATCAATTTTGGCAGTTATCAAATTCAAACATACAAATGAATTTCCTAACCATGGTTTCAAACTTCCAGGTGGTTATACCATTACAATTTTAGCTTTAATTATTTCATGTTACATGGTAACCAACTTTACTTGGAAAACTATCTTTCTTGGTTTAGTAGTCGGTGTATTAGCTGCTATAGCTTACTTCTTCATTGATAAGGACAAAGCGGCAGAACATAAGCACCAACTATACCTAAAAAAATGCGAAAGAAATAATAAAAAATATTTAATAGACAAAAAAGGAACGGATCAAAATTGA
- a CDS encoding bis(5'-nucleosyl)-tetraphosphatase, which produces MKMEHSAGAVIYRKRRDGELEYLIVQSVVNYNWGFPKGHLENDENAEEAAKREVFEEVGLKPNFDFAFKAQTEYQLTADKAKTVVYFVASYVAGQEVKTQKEEILASKWVSLAEAKQYLTVHGKMAVLTKAQNYIEQ; this is translated from the coding sequence ATGAAGATGGAACATTCTGCAGGTGCAGTTATTTACAGAAAGCGTAGAGACGGCGAACTGGAATATTTGATCGTGCAGAGCGTCGTAAATTATAATTGGGGCTTTCCAAAAGGGCATTTGGAAAATGATGAGAATGCTGAAGAAGCTGCTAAAAGAGAAGTTTTTGAGGAAGTTGGCCTAAAGCCGAATTTTGATTTTGCCTTTAAAGCCCAAACTGAATATCAGTTAACAGCAGATAAGGCTAAGACAGTAGTTTATTTTGTCGCTAGCTATGTTGCAGGTCAAGAAGTAAAAACACAAAAGGAAGAAATTTTAGCAAGCAAATGGGTTAGCTTAGCTGAAGCAAAACAGTATCTAACTGTGCATGGGAAGATGGCTGTTTTGACGAAAGCACAGAATTACATTGAACAATAA
- a CDS encoding MFS transporter has protein sequence MKKLKLASSSVYLYLLGTFVSNLGDGIFTLIISKILYDKTGSVSAFGLVLIIQNVASFMLNLLAGYIADIKKPQFISEIADSLRGIMIILGIIFLRLSNNIIVVLMILMLILNLIVPFFRAANFKIIASIQRGSLGLLPLNGLRSSLNQSGQLLGVAIATPLIAFNLTIPALLIDALTFFTSFICTIFLKFNKEHPVQIKVSDNKLKKMYFEWFKLLRALFISKKLLLLVFFSSIDSVIVAFINLMEIKYATVILKNSVYLTALDGFFALGAMLNFTIIYLLFERFNFSEVSWSGLFFQALAFIGLTLTSSIYIATIFIFIIGIFNGASQSLFQTQLHTSFDETMKGKISSLRDAMVAFSNLIMIPVFSRLLNFNLYIAFWIFALCILASSISVFLIFRLKML, from the coding sequence ATGAAAAAGCTAAAACTAGCGTCATCCTCAGTTTACTTATATCTACTTGGAACTTTTGTGTCGAATCTGGGTGATGGGATTTTTACACTGATAATTTCTAAAATTTTGTATGATAAAACTGGTTCGGTTTCGGCTTTTGGATTAGTGTTAATTATTCAAAATGTAGCATCTTTTATGTTAAATTTATTGGCTGGTTATATTGCTGACATTAAAAAGCCACAATTTATTTCAGAAATTGCAGACAGTTTACGCGGAATTATGATTATTTTGGGTATTATCTTTTTAAGATTATCAAATAATATAATCGTAGTTTTAATGATATTAATGCTCATTTTAAACTTGATTGTGCCATTTTTTAGAGCTGCTAATTTTAAAATCATTGCTAGTATTCAAAGAGGAAGTTTGGGATTACTTCCATTAAATGGGTTACGCAGTTCATTAAATCAAAGTGGTCAATTATTAGGTGTGGCTATTGCTACACCTTTAATTGCATTTAATTTAACAATTCCTGCTTTATTGATAGATGCACTTACTTTTTTTACTTCATTTATTTGTACTATCTTTTTAAAATTTAATAAGGAACATCCAGTTCAAATTAAAGTTTCAGATAATAAGTTAAAGAAAATGTATTTTGAATGGTTCAAGCTACTAAGAGCTTTATTTATAAGTAAAAAGTTACTTTTATTAGTATTTTTTTCTTCAATCGATTCAGTAATTGTTGCTTTTATCAATTTGATGGAGATAAAATATGCAACAGTTATATTAAAGAATTCCGTTTATCTAACAGCTTTAGATGGATTTTTTGCACTAGGTGCAATGTTAAATTTTACGATCATTTATTTACTATTTGAAAGATTTAATTTCTCTGAAGTTTCTTGGTCTGGTTTATTCTTCCAGGCTTTGGCTTTTATCGGGCTAACTCTAACCAGTTCAATCTATATAGCTACAATCTTTATCTTTATTATTGGAATATTTAATGGTGCATCGCAATCTTTATTTCAAACACAGTTACATACATCTTTTGATGAAACAATGAAAGGAAAAATTTCTAGTTTAAGAGATGCTATGGTTGCCTTTTCAAATTTGATAATGATTCCAGTATTTTCAAGGTTATTAAATTTTAATTTATATATTGCTTTCTGGATTTTTGCACTTTGTATTTTAGCAAGCAGTATTTCAGTATTTTTAATTTTTAGATTGAAGATGCTCTAA
- a CDS encoding DUF956 family protein encodes MAKSINTKVDLTVDATWFRGIASYGKIMIGDRAFEFYNERNVEDYVQIPWNEVTYVVADVRFGGRYIPRFEIRTKSNGKFIFAARDPKKILRAIRKYVPADHMRRALSLWQRLKQRFSRKKK; translated from the coding sequence ATGGCTAAGTCAATTAATACAAAAGTCGATCTCACTGTTGATGCAACCTGGTTTAGAGGAATTGCATCATACGGCAAAATCATGATCGGCGATAGAGCTTTTGAATTTTATAACGAACGAAACGTTGAAGATTATGTTCAGATTCCTTGGAATGAAGTAACTTATGTGGTTGCAGATGTCCGCTTTGGTGGACGTTATATTCCGCGTTTTGAAATCAGAACTAAGTCAAATGGTAAATTTATTTTTGCGGCACGTGATCCTAAAAAGATATTGCGAGCAATAAGAAAATATGTACCAGCTGATCATATGCGCAGGGCATTAAGCTTATGGCAACGATTGAAGCAACGTTTTAGTCGTAAAAAGAAATAA